Proteins encoded within one genomic window of Megalopta genalis isolate 19385.01 chromosome 10, iyMegGena1_principal, whole genome shotgun sequence:
- the Girdin gene encoding protein girdin isoform X1 produces the protein MTSTEVDDLLSGPLVTWFASCLEDSNLLTSYDDLVDGMLLHNVFLQIDPEPLHDEIIASEDSPLIRAKNLKVIVDNIKQFYEEELGHLVLRVPDTTNLGKEPGHYVSEMKLLLLLLLGCAVQCPNKEKFITKIKTLNVDTQLAIVECIKQVTDYQDIVLTQDAMENVNMSTLFMQIKKLTQELDIYRQRWRDNTISENVERNDSSNSVEAEDMNKVQLSNPVTKSEREDNHHYAVELADWKSKVRKQRQELEEKTEALLECKEDLEYHKILVTKLKQENHDLMHEARTAKSYRDELDAVIERADRADRLEQEVVRYREKLTDIEFYKTRIEELREDNRVLMETREMLEDQLNSSRRRADKVLELESEIIKYKQLLNDMALERGADKEKYQELVEENTQLHKLTKAAANEAALADSISDSDEPAHTDNRLSEQLTNNAQTRALKLELENRRLLTLIDSMKENSFHENSSRVLELEKEKKKQSLKIESLNDNIERLTQQNADLELVWKQALEENKKLQNSLKSQRAQSEKQQQEFQAQHTKMIELEKNYDTAVKEKQRVQSLLESVQRRADDLERSFELANQKVEELKIMENNMEDLSTKCLDFESKLVTLEKEKDTAQRDVHRYRETIEEKDVALDKAANSIEVLEKKVIQLEQELHDHVVQISRLQEIERSSKELDSRAAIDRETLEILQSTLVAEKLNSQQLYTILDKLGLSDNMILSLPLDNILEKIAQIPEVVEYVRRISNSYSCLNSVSESTSPETNETISLHSTLEATVESLKKEQEHLHMKLISTQTASENLLSENAKFQVQITTLQSQNNSLAAQHTALQLANSQLVAEKEELLKERVTQHQTHMQLLRDQDTLQSLHEQLNNEYENLFHEHDVLKSNLRDVKNEIRTLRESYESMEGKNKALQAEKESLVNNAKSLNNLRGEHSKLKDDFRNLYTATEKLKMEYRNLQEDYRKNKIETNRLSLKLTEIQGELSSRDERCSNLELQFNKLNKCCEMLLHMNAGLDKDKRSLMDHISVLFTQYHELLTRSLEDKEQYHMEEKMYTDKVNYLYRQKEKLEDKIMEHYKKLESCTPKKKGFGANLVRRVRKAGSELLNKNRRSWADDSKLSEGKTYESESGGNDSDASTEDHLAGSASRGLGSDTLSLGHPGTRRTVYYTDDSPPPSATAPEQSDDRRSVLMGESPRPEVQVEPRPVLIYNKVSAVINESKNMNSEMKEVGQEETIIDPPLDKDPKAGSPVWYEYGCV, from the exons ATGACATCTACAGAAGTTGATGATCTATTATCTGGTCCATTGGTGACATGG TTCGCCAGTTGCCTAGAGGATTCTAATTTATTAACTAGTTACGATGATTTGGTGGATGGTATGTTACTACATAATGTATTTTTACAAAT AGATCCAGAGCCATTACATGATGAAATTATCGCTTCAGAGGATAGTCCACTAATTCGTGCAAAAAATTTGAAAGTTATAGTAGACAATATAAAACAGTTTTATGAAGAAGAATTGGGTCACTTAGTTTTAAGGGTACCAGATACAACAAACTTAGGAAAAGAACCAGGACATTATGTTTctgaaatgaaattattattactattactccTTGGTTGTGCTGTACAATGTCCTAATAAGGAGAAATTTATCACAAAAATAAAGACATTGAATGTTGACACACAACTTGCAATAGTAGAATGTATTAAACAA GTTACAGATTACCAAGATATCGTTCTTACTCAAGACGCAATGGAAAATGTAAATATGAGTACATTATTTatgcagataaaaaagttgacaCAAGAGTTGGACATATATCGTCAG AGATGGAGAGATAATACTATAAGTGAAAATGTTGAAAGAAATGATTCTTCAAATAGTGTGGAAGCAGAAGATATGAATAAAGTTCAATTATCTAATCCTGTTACTAAATCAGAACGTGAAGATAACCATCATTATGCAGTTGAATTGGCAGATTggaaatccaaagttagaaaacAACGACAAGAATT ggAAGAAAAAACTGAAGCATTGTTAGAATGTAAAGAGGATCTTGAGTATCACAAAATATTGGTGACGAAATTAAAGCAAGAGAATCACGACTTGATGCATGAAGCACGTACAGCAAAATCTTACAGAGATGAATTAGATGCAGTAATTGAAAGAGCAGATCGTGCTGATAGATTAGAGCAAGAAGTAGTAAGATACAGAGAGAAACTTACAGATATTGAATTTTATAAAACTCGTATAGAAGAGCTAAGGGAAGATAATAG AGTCTTGATGGAGACCAGAGAAATGCTCGAAGATCAGTTGAATTCGTcgcggagaagagcagataaAGTGTTAGAGCTTGAGTccgaaataattaaatataaacaacTATTAAACGATATGGCATTG GAACGCGGAGCGGATAAAGAAAAGTACCAAGAACTTGTTGAAGAAAATACTCAACTGCACAAATTAACAAAAGCTGCAGCAAATGAAGCTGCATTAGCTGATTCCATAAGTGATTCTGATGAGCCAG CACACACTGATAATAGATTGTCCGAACAATTGACAAATAATGCCCAAACGCGAGCGTTGAAGTTAGAGTTAGAAAATCGCCGATTACTTACCTTGATAGATTCTATGAAGGAAAATTCATTTCATGAGAATTCTTCTCGAGTTTTGGAGttggaaaaagagaaaaaaaagcaATCTTTAAAGATTGAATCATTGAACGACAACATTGAAAGGCTTACGCAACAGAATGCAGATCTAGAATTGGTGTGGAAGCAAGCTCTTGAGGAAAACAAGAAATTACAAAATTCATTGAAAAGTCAAAGAGCACAGTCGgagaaacaacaacaagaatttCAA GCTCAACATACAAAGATGATAGAATTAGAAAAAAATTATGACACCGCAGTGAAAGAGAAACAGCGAGTTCAATCTTTATTAGAAAGCGTACAAAGGCGAGCAGATGATTTAGAACGATCTTTCGAACTCGCTAATCAGAAAGTAGAAGAACTAAAGATTATGGAGAATAATATGGAAGATCTTAGCACTAAGTGTCTTGATTTTGAGTCAAAACTTGTAACgttagagaaagagaaagatacAGCACAACGTGATGTTCATCGGTATAGGGAAACAATAGAG GAAAAAGATGTTGCATTGGATAAAGCAGCAAATAGTATTGAAGTTTTGGAAAAGAAAGTGATACAACTTGAACAAGAACTCCATGATCATGTCGTACAAATTTCAAG ATTGCAGGAAATTGAAAGATCTAGTAAGGAATTAGATTCGCGGGCGGCTATCGACAGAGAGACATTAGAGATTTTACAATCTACTTTGGTAGCTGAAAAATTAAATTCTCAGCAATTATACACGATTCTAGATAAACTTGGACTCAGTGATAATATGATATTGTCGCTTCCACTGGACAATATTCTTGAAAA GATTGCACAAATTCCAGAAGTTGTTGAGTATGTTCGAAGGATAAGCAATTCTTATTCCTGTTTAAACTCGGTCTCTGAATCTACAAGTCCTGAAACTAATGAAACGATTAGTTTGCATAGTACATTAGAGGCAACTGTGGAATCACTTAAG AAGGAGCAAGAACATTTACATATGAAATTAATTAGCACACAAACGGCATCAGAGAATCTTTTGTCTGAAAATGCAAAATTTCAAGTACAAATTACAACGTTACAATCTCAAAATAATTCTTTAGCAGCACAACATACTGCTTTGCAACTTGCAAATTCACAACTTGTTGCTGAAAAAGAAGAG TTGTTGAAAGAACGTGTGACTCAGCACCAGACGCATATGCAGCTCCTTCGCGATCAAGATACCTTGCAATCTTTACATGAACAATTAAATAACGAGTATGAAAATTTATTTCATGAGCATGACGTTCTGAAATCAAATTTACGAGATGTAAAAAACGAAATTAGAACATTGCGCGAGTCATATGAGAGTATGGAAGGAAAAAATAAAGCACTTCAAGCAGAAAAAGAGTCCTTAGTAAATAATGCTAAGAGTTTGAACAACTTGCGAGGAGAACATTCCAAATTAAAG GATGACTTCAGAAATTTGTACACTGCtacagaaaaattaaaaatggagtATAGGAATTTGCAAGAAGATTACCGGAAAAATAAAATCGAGACGAATCGACTGAGTCTTAAGTTAACAGAAATACAAGGAGAACTTAGCAGTAGAGACGAAAGATGCTCGAACCTTGAACTTCAATTTAACAAGCTTAATAAATGTTGTGAA ATGCTGTTGCATATGAATGCTGGATTAGACAAAGACAAGCGTTCATTAATGGATCACATTAGTGTATTATTTACTCAGTATCATGAACTTCTGACTCGATCTCTAGAAGATAAAGAACAGTATCACATGGAAGAGAAGATGTACAC GGACAAAGTGAACTACTTGTACAGACAAAAGGAAAAATTAGAAGATAAGATTATGGAACATTACAAAAAATTAGAAAGCTGTACTCCAAAGAA GAAAGGATTTGGTGCCAATTTAGTGAGAAGAGTCAGAAAAGCTGGGTCAGAACTGCTTAATAAG AATCGTCGATCTTGGGCAGATGACTCTAAGCTTTCAGAAGGTAAAACATATGAATCAGAATCTGGAGGAAATGATTCAGATGCTAGCACCGAAGATCATTTAGCAG gGTCAGCTAGCAGGGGCCTTGGATCAGACACATTGTCCCTTGGTCAcccaggaacaagaagaactgtATATTATACTGACGATTCTCCACCTCCATCAGCTACTGCACCA GAGCAGAGTGACGACAGACGTTCAGTATTGATGGGCGAGTCCCCAAGACCAGAAGTACAAGTAGAACCTCGTCCAGTTCTTATATATAATAAGGTCTCGGCAGTGATAAACGAATCAAAAAATATGAATAGCGAAATGAAAGAAGTAGGACAAGAGGAAACTATTATAGATCCTCCCTTAGATAAAGATCCGAAAGCAGGGAGTCCTGTGTGGTACGAATACGGTTGTGTATAA
- the Girdin gene encoding protein girdin isoform X2 → MTSTEVDDLLSGPLVTWFASCLEDSNLLTSYDDLVDGMLLHNVFLQIDPEPLHDEIIASEDSPLIRAKNLKVIVDNIKQFYEEELGHLVLRVPDTTNLGKEPGHYVSEMKLLLLLLLGCAVQCPNKEKFITKIKTLNVDTQLAIVECIKQVTDYQDIVLTQDAMENVNMSTLFMQIKKLTQELDIYRQRWRDNTISENVERNDSSNSVEAEDMNKVQLSNPVTKSEREDNHHYAVELADWKSKVRKQRQELEEKTEALLECKEDLEYHKILVTKLKQENHDLMHEARTAKSYRDELDAVIERADRADRLEQEVVRYREKLTDIEFYKTRIEELREDNRVLMETREMLEDQLNSSRRRADKVLELESEIIKYKQLLNDMALERGADKEKYQELVEENTQLHKLTKAAANEAALADSISDSDEPAHTDNRLSEQLTNNAQTRALKLELENRRLLTLIDSMKENSFHENSSRVLELEKEKKKQSLKIESLNDNIERLTQQNADLELVWKQALEENKKLQNSLKSQRAQSEKQQQEFQAQHTKMIELEKNYDTAVKEKQRVQSLLESVQRRADDLERSFELANQKVEELKIMENNMEDLSTKCLDFESKLVTLEKEKDTAQRDVHRYRETIEEKDVALDKAANSIEVLEKKVIQLEQELHDHVVQISRLQEIERSSKELDSRAAIDRETLEILQSTLVAEKLNSQQLYTILDKLGLSDNMILSLPLDNILEKIAQIPEVVEYVRRISNSYSCLNSVSESTSPETNETISLHSTLEATVESLKKEQEHLHMKLISTQTASENLLSENAKFQVQITTLQSQNNSLAAQHTALQLANSQLVAEKEELLKERVTQHQTHMQLLRDQDTLQSLHEQLNNEYENLFHEHDVLKSNLRDVKNEIRTLRESYESMEGKNKALQAEKESLVNNAKSLNNLRGEHSKLKDDFRNLYTATEKLKMEYRNLQEDYRKNKIETNRLSLKLTEIQGELSSRDERCSNLELQFNKLNKCCEMLLHMNAGLDKDKRSLMDHISVLFTQYHELLTRSLEDKEQYHMEEKMYTDKVNYLYRQKEKLEDKIMEHYKKLESCTPKKKGFGANLVRRVRKAGSELLNKNRRSWADDSKLSEGKTYESESGGNDSDASTEDHLAGIN, encoded by the exons ATGACATCTACAGAAGTTGATGATCTATTATCTGGTCCATTGGTGACATGG TTCGCCAGTTGCCTAGAGGATTCTAATTTATTAACTAGTTACGATGATTTGGTGGATGGTATGTTACTACATAATGTATTTTTACAAAT AGATCCAGAGCCATTACATGATGAAATTATCGCTTCAGAGGATAGTCCACTAATTCGTGCAAAAAATTTGAAAGTTATAGTAGACAATATAAAACAGTTTTATGAAGAAGAATTGGGTCACTTAGTTTTAAGGGTACCAGATACAACAAACTTAGGAAAAGAACCAGGACATTATGTTTctgaaatgaaattattattactattactccTTGGTTGTGCTGTACAATGTCCTAATAAGGAGAAATTTATCACAAAAATAAAGACATTGAATGTTGACACACAACTTGCAATAGTAGAATGTATTAAACAA GTTACAGATTACCAAGATATCGTTCTTACTCAAGACGCAATGGAAAATGTAAATATGAGTACATTATTTatgcagataaaaaagttgacaCAAGAGTTGGACATATATCGTCAG AGATGGAGAGATAATACTATAAGTGAAAATGTTGAAAGAAATGATTCTTCAAATAGTGTGGAAGCAGAAGATATGAATAAAGTTCAATTATCTAATCCTGTTACTAAATCAGAACGTGAAGATAACCATCATTATGCAGTTGAATTGGCAGATTggaaatccaaagttagaaaacAACGACAAGAATT ggAAGAAAAAACTGAAGCATTGTTAGAATGTAAAGAGGATCTTGAGTATCACAAAATATTGGTGACGAAATTAAAGCAAGAGAATCACGACTTGATGCATGAAGCACGTACAGCAAAATCTTACAGAGATGAATTAGATGCAGTAATTGAAAGAGCAGATCGTGCTGATAGATTAGAGCAAGAAGTAGTAAGATACAGAGAGAAACTTACAGATATTGAATTTTATAAAACTCGTATAGAAGAGCTAAGGGAAGATAATAG AGTCTTGATGGAGACCAGAGAAATGCTCGAAGATCAGTTGAATTCGTcgcggagaagagcagataaAGTGTTAGAGCTTGAGTccgaaataattaaatataaacaacTATTAAACGATATGGCATTG GAACGCGGAGCGGATAAAGAAAAGTACCAAGAACTTGTTGAAGAAAATACTCAACTGCACAAATTAACAAAAGCTGCAGCAAATGAAGCTGCATTAGCTGATTCCATAAGTGATTCTGATGAGCCAG CACACACTGATAATAGATTGTCCGAACAATTGACAAATAATGCCCAAACGCGAGCGTTGAAGTTAGAGTTAGAAAATCGCCGATTACTTACCTTGATAGATTCTATGAAGGAAAATTCATTTCATGAGAATTCTTCTCGAGTTTTGGAGttggaaaaagagaaaaaaaagcaATCTTTAAAGATTGAATCATTGAACGACAACATTGAAAGGCTTACGCAACAGAATGCAGATCTAGAATTGGTGTGGAAGCAAGCTCTTGAGGAAAACAAGAAATTACAAAATTCATTGAAAAGTCAAAGAGCACAGTCGgagaaacaacaacaagaatttCAA GCTCAACATACAAAGATGATAGAATTAGAAAAAAATTATGACACCGCAGTGAAAGAGAAACAGCGAGTTCAATCTTTATTAGAAAGCGTACAAAGGCGAGCAGATGATTTAGAACGATCTTTCGAACTCGCTAATCAGAAAGTAGAAGAACTAAAGATTATGGAGAATAATATGGAAGATCTTAGCACTAAGTGTCTTGATTTTGAGTCAAAACTTGTAACgttagagaaagagaaagatacAGCACAACGTGATGTTCATCGGTATAGGGAAACAATAGAG GAAAAAGATGTTGCATTGGATAAAGCAGCAAATAGTATTGAAGTTTTGGAAAAGAAAGTGATACAACTTGAACAAGAACTCCATGATCATGTCGTACAAATTTCAAG ATTGCAGGAAATTGAAAGATCTAGTAAGGAATTAGATTCGCGGGCGGCTATCGACAGAGAGACATTAGAGATTTTACAATCTACTTTGGTAGCTGAAAAATTAAATTCTCAGCAATTATACACGATTCTAGATAAACTTGGACTCAGTGATAATATGATATTGTCGCTTCCACTGGACAATATTCTTGAAAA GATTGCACAAATTCCAGAAGTTGTTGAGTATGTTCGAAGGATAAGCAATTCTTATTCCTGTTTAAACTCGGTCTCTGAATCTACAAGTCCTGAAACTAATGAAACGATTAGTTTGCATAGTACATTAGAGGCAACTGTGGAATCACTTAAG AAGGAGCAAGAACATTTACATATGAAATTAATTAGCACACAAACGGCATCAGAGAATCTTTTGTCTGAAAATGCAAAATTTCAAGTACAAATTACAACGTTACAATCTCAAAATAATTCTTTAGCAGCACAACATACTGCTTTGCAACTTGCAAATTCACAACTTGTTGCTGAAAAAGAAGAG TTGTTGAAAGAACGTGTGACTCAGCACCAGACGCATATGCAGCTCCTTCGCGATCAAGATACCTTGCAATCTTTACATGAACAATTAAATAACGAGTATGAAAATTTATTTCATGAGCATGACGTTCTGAAATCAAATTTACGAGATGTAAAAAACGAAATTAGAACATTGCGCGAGTCATATGAGAGTATGGAAGGAAAAAATAAAGCACTTCAAGCAGAAAAAGAGTCCTTAGTAAATAATGCTAAGAGTTTGAACAACTTGCGAGGAGAACATTCCAAATTAAAG GATGACTTCAGAAATTTGTACACTGCtacagaaaaattaaaaatggagtATAGGAATTTGCAAGAAGATTACCGGAAAAATAAAATCGAGACGAATCGACTGAGTCTTAAGTTAACAGAAATACAAGGAGAACTTAGCAGTAGAGACGAAAGATGCTCGAACCTTGAACTTCAATTTAACAAGCTTAATAAATGTTGTGAA ATGCTGTTGCATATGAATGCTGGATTAGACAAAGACAAGCGTTCATTAATGGATCACATTAGTGTATTATTTACTCAGTATCATGAACTTCTGACTCGATCTCTAGAAGATAAAGAACAGTATCACATGGAAGAGAAGATGTACAC GGACAAAGTGAACTACTTGTACAGACAAAAGGAAAAATTAGAAGATAAGATTATGGAACATTACAAAAAATTAGAAAGCTGTACTCCAAAGAA GAAAGGATTTGGTGCCAATTTAGTGAGAAGAGTCAGAAAAGCTGGGTCAGAACTGCTTAATAAG AATCGTCGATCTTGGGCAGATGACTCTAAGCTTTCAGAAGGTAAAACATATGAATCAGAATCTGGAGGAAATGATTCAGATGCTAGCACCGAAGATCATTTAGCAGGTATAAATTAA